Proteins encoded in a region of the Oncorhynchus gorbuscha isolate QuinsamMale2020 ecotype Even-year linkage group LG16, OgorEven_v1.0, whole genome shotgun sequence genome:
- the LOC123998719 gene encoding ubiquitin carboxyl-terminal hydrolase 37-like, which yields MEPGQAPWGETTWTTHLQTPRKAPLINQRHQPDNIYKLSSVISHLGDNMYTGHYISDVLDSRGSGWLCLDDASVLRTDEATVLRARAQTAYILFYVCSGAGEGDQAPQDQENPS from the exons ATGGAGCCAG GGCAAGCTCCCTGGGGAGAAACAACATGGACAACACACCTGCAAACTCCCCGAAAGGCACCCTTGATAAACCAG AGACACCAGCCAGACAATATCTACAAATTGTCAAGTGTGATCTCACATCTGGGAGACAACATGTATACAG GCCACTACATCAGTGATGTTTTGGACAGCCGTGGCAGTGGGTGGCTCTGCCTGGATGACGCAAGTGTTTTGAGGACAGATGAGGCCACTGTGCTGAGGGCGAGGGCACAGACTGCCTACATCCTGTTCTATGTCTGCAG TGGAGCAGGGGAAGGAGACCAGGCCCCTCAGGACCAGGAGAACCCATCATAA